AAAGGGCCAACGGGAAAACTGCAACGGATTGGGTTAGCTGAAAAGCTAGGGCTAACGGCATCGAATCCAACCGCAGATCTAGTAGAATATGCGCCACCTCAGACTATCAATGAAATCAAACTGGCAGAAATTTGGTCGCAAGTGTTAAAAATTGAAAAAATAGGAATCCATAACAACTTTTTTCAACTAGGCGGGGATTCTATTCTGGCTGCTCAAATTGTCAATCGCGTGCGAGAAGCCTGGGGAGTAGAGTTGTCTTTTCTGATATTCTTCCAACAGCCTACAGTTGCGAATATGGCGATCGAAATAGCCCAAATTCAAGCCGAGTCTCTAGAATCTGAAGAGTTAGATGATTTATTGGCTAATATCGAGAGTTTATCTGAAGAAGAAAGTCAAAATCTTTTGAATGAATAAATTTTATATAGATTTAAATTATGAACGATATCAATCAAAGAATTGCCAAATTATCCCCTGCCCAAAGAGCGCTTTTAGAGAAAAAACTTCAAGAAAAAGCTGCCAAATCAAATCATCAACAAAGCATTCCCAAAAGAACCGATGAAAATCCCGCTCCCTTGTCATTTTCTCAAGAGCGAATGTGGATACTAGACCAATTTGAGCCGGGAAATCCCGCTTATAATCGTCCTAGCAATATTCATTTAGTAGGTGTATTGAATATTCCAGCCTTAGAGCAAAGTTTGAATGAAATTGTGCGTCGTCATGAAATTTTACGCACCAGCTTTCCCGAAGTGGGGGAAAAGGCTATGCAAGCGATGGCACCTACTCTTACCATATCACTACCCCTCGTAGACTTGAGCCATTTACCGACTTCCGCACGGGATGCAGAAGTTCAACGCCTTGCAATTCAGGCAGCCCAGCATAGATTTAACCTATCTCAATTGCCTTTAATTAAAGCTACTTTACTGCGATTAAGTGAAGAAGAACATATTTTATTACTGACGCTACACCACATTATTTTTGATGGCTGGTCGATGGGTGTTTTGTTGAAAGAATTGGCTGCATTTTACGATGCTTTTGGAAGCGAAAAACCCTCTCCGTTACCTGCCTTACCGATTCAATACGCAGACTTTGCTAGCTGGCAAAAAGAGCGACTTCAAGGAGAAAAAATAGAGACTCAACTCGCTTATTGGAAAAAACAATTAGGAGACGATTTATCGGTTCTAAAGTTACCAACTGACCGCTCCCGCTCCCATAGTCGCACGTTCCGAGGTGGTAAGGAAGTCCAACGATTGCCCAAAACCTTGAGCGAGTCGCTGAAAGCATTGAGTCAGCAAGAAGAGGTGACGCTGTTTATGACTCTACTGGCAGCGTTTCAGACATTGCTCTATGGTTATACTGGTCAAAAAGATATTACTGTGGGTACTCCGATCGCAGGACGCGATCGCACGGAAATCGAAAACTCGATCGGCTTGTTTATCAATACCCTCGTATTACGCACTTCTCTTGAGGGCAACCCGACATTTCGAGAGTTACTCAAACGAGTTCGAGAAGTTGCTTTGGCAGCAGAGACTCACCGAGAAATTCCGTTTGAGAAACTTGTAGAAGAATTAAAACCAAAGCGAAATCCCCATCAAAATTACTTTTTTCAAGTGCTATTTCAACTCAGAAATCTACCCAAAGAATCGATGGAAGTAGCTGGAATAAAAATGGAAGATTACCCCTTGGAAACAGGGATGGTTATGGTCGATCTCTCCCTAGAACTTGAAGAACAACCTGAAGGGCTATTAATTGTATTTAAATATGACACAGATTTATTTAACCAGGCAACCATCGCAACTATTGGGTGGGATTTCCAGACTTTATTAAGAGATATTGTTGCTAATCTCGATCGACCAATTGCAGAGTTGACTGCCAATTTGTTAGCCAAGCGTCAAACTCAACATCAATCATTTAGCTGTTATTTAATCGGTCATCAATCTTTGGTGATTCCCTGCGCCCAGCATCTTTTGGAAAAAGGACATCAAATATTGGGGATTATTTCTAGCGGTACATCAATTGACCGTTGGGCAACTGACCAAAAGATTCCTCTGTTTCAGGAAAAAGATGATTTAGTCAGTTTTTTAAGTCAGCAACCTTTTGATTATTTATTTAGTATTTATAATTTATCAATTTTGCCAAAAGAAATCTTGAAATTACCTCAAAAATATGCGATTAACTGCCATGATTCACTTTTGCCAAAATATGGAGGACTCAATGCACCATCTTGGGCAATTTTGAATCAAGAAAAAGTGCATGGCATCACCTGGCATCAGATCGACGATCTGGTAGATAGTGGCGATATCTTCAAACAGGTAACAATCGAGATCGATCCAAATGAAACAGCTTTTACCCTGATCGGTAAATGTTATCAAGCCGCGCTGGAGTCCTTTGTTGAATTAATTGATGAATTACAGCACGATACTATCATCCCAATCCCGCAGAATTTAGAGAA
This genomic stretch from Aerosakkonema funiforme FACHB-1375 harbors:
- a CDS encoding condensation domain-containing protein, which translates into the protein MNDINQRIAKLSPAQRALLEKKLQEKAAKSNHQQSIPKRTDENPAPLSFSQERMWILDQFEPGNPAYNRPSNIHLVGVLNIPALEQSLNEIVRRHEILRTSFPEVGEKAMQAMAPTLTISLPLVDLSHLPTSARDAEVQRLAIQAAQHRFNLSQLPLIKATLLRLSEEEHILLLTLHHIIFDGWSMGVLLKELAAFYDAFGSEKPSPLPALPIQYADFASWQKERLQGEKIETQLAYWKKQLGDDLSVLKLPTDRSRSHSRTFRGGKEVQRLPKTLSESLKALSQQEEVTLFMTLLAAFQTLLYGYTGQKDITVGTPIAGRDRTEIENSIGLFINTLVLRTSLEGNPTFRELLKRVREVALAAETHREIPFEKLVEELKPKRNPHQNYFFQVLFQLRNLPKESMEVAGIKMEDYPLETGMVMVDLSLELEEQPEGLLIVFKYDTDLFNQATIATIGWDFQTLLRDIVANLDRPIAELTANLLAKRQTQHQSFSCYLIGHQSLVIPCAQHLLEKGHQILGIISSGTSIDRWATDQKIPLFQEKDDLVSFLSQQPFDYLFSIYNLSILPKEILKLPQKYAINCHDSLLPKYGGLNAPSWAILNQEKVHGITWHQIDDLVDSGDIFKQVTIEIDPNETAFTLIGKCYQAALESFVELIDELQHDTIIPIPQNLEKRSYFSISQKPSPGCLLPWHRPAEELKAWMRALDFGNYQNLLGLPKLAIANTFIIVSQLEVLETASSAIPGTITAIESERLIVATGSYDVALTQMLTLEGKTLSIPELVTRFRLQIGDCFAEIEPTQTQHLKEIETAIAKHESFWVEKLATLQPIASPDRNWLYGNQDIFSPFPGEEMASQNWHILPEIDGFLASHLKGCNLEEFLVAAFAAYLARTVETDDFDLGWRLTTSQRPHGGLENFFAVDVPFHLKIDLKQGIREVVKAVQQQMQWVERRQTYPRDILLRYPELQELQKLRFQHQFPVTIERVETLDRTSNLSRIGLTFVIPKTGEKCRCIYDTAAFDRESFDRFSNSFTTFVRNLVIDSDRSLAELPLISERECERLLQQWNSPSSNALTNLTIHQLFEQQVLQCPNSIAVQFENQKLT